A genomic window from Canis lupus familiaris isolate Mischka breed German Shepherd chromosome 32, alternate assembly UU_Cfam_GSD_1.0, whole genome shotgun sequence includes:
- the LOC607191 gene encoding 60S ribosomal protein L31-like isoform X4: MAPAKKGGEKKGRSAINEVVTRQYTINIHKCIHGVGFKKRAPRALREIRKFAMKEMGTPDVRIDTRLNKAVWAKGIRNVPYRIRVRLSRKRNEDEYSPNKLYTLVTYVPVTTFKNLQTVNVDEN; this comes from the coding sequence ATGGCTCCCGCAAAGAAGGGTGGCGAGAAGAAGGGCCGTTCTGCCATCAACGAGGTAGTGACCAGACAATACaccatcaacattcacaaatgtatccatggagtgggtttcaagaagcGTGCCCCTCGGGCACTCAGAGAGATCCGgaaatttgccatgaaggagatgggaactccagatgtgcgcattgacaccaggctcaacaaagctgtctgggccaaaggaataaggaatgttccataccGTATCCGTGTGCGGTTGTCCAGAAAACGTAACGAGGATGAATattcaccaaacaagctctacacGCTGGTTACCTACgtacctgtcaccactttcaaaaatctacagactgttaatgtggatgagaactaa
- the LOC119877804 gene encoding 60S ribosomal protein L21-like — translation MTNTKGKRRGTRSMFSRPFRKHGVVPLATYMRICKKGDIVHIKEMGAVQKGMPHKCYHGKTGRVYNDTQHAVGIVVNKQVKGKILAKRINVLIGHIKHSKSRDSFLKRVKENDQKKKEAKEKGTWVQLKCQPAPPREAHFVRSNGKEPIASTAGTHSL, via the coding sequence atgaccaacacaaagggaaagaggagaggtaccCGCTCtatgttctctaggccttttaggaaacatggagttgttcctttggccacatacatGCGAATCTGTAAGAAAGGTGATATTGTGCACATCAAGGAAATGGGCGCTGTTCAAAAAGGAATGCCCCACAAATGTTaccatggcaaaactggaagGGTCTACAATGATACTCAGCATGCTGttggcattgttgtaaacaaacaagttaaGGGCAAGATTCTGGCCAAGAGAATTAATGTCCTCATTGGgcatattaaacactcaaagaGCCGAGATAGCTTCCTGAAGcgtgtgaaggaaaatgatcagaaaaagaaggaagccaaagagaaaggtacttgGGTCCAACTGAAGTgccagcctgccccacccagagaagcacacTTTGTGAGAAGCAATGGAAAGGAGCCCATTGCTTCCACTGCTGGAACCCATTCCCTATGA